One window from the genome of Rariglobus hedericola encodes:
- a CDS encoding putative Ig domain-containing protein, whose amino-acid sequence MAFDRYPKLRVLALAVCGLAIVAGLFFGVVTERGRKMAPAATAGMHDRSDMQEKSVPSSSATSASTSLSSATLFSAGPVLTGGGRPRLPSRYGVPAKADEFSRAMEINTPAVVAMAALKPQDRVRLPYFDGRVLDGVVRAVNRAADGQLLMVGVLETGGTFTLGSGPRGFGGRILPDGEDKVAVIRATKTASTYLLEKPRQSVMCVSYPRWPVTAGSGAPASVEEDSVITLPQLEFSSRPGATAVVFLDFDGADVTELDWNPPDHDNDPETPPVIQAMFSGLNDAQVKEVWQRVAEDYRAFNINVTTDQDAYDAAPVGSRMRCIITPTLVVDAGGVAFLGSWADAGAPDYSDNVPCWVFPPNRLNDAKAVAEAVSHEIGHTLGLSHDGLMNAEGDAVEEYYHGHGAGPAGWAPIMGDGYEQALSQWSRGEYASGSNVANNHEDDLAIIGSSGNRTGYLDDAVSGALAEAANLPLINASTAEVNGVLERTGDSDVYQVLVGAGTVTFTAGINLEDATVDGLGNIDAQLDLYDSAGVLVATANPIGQSTAELTTAVSGGVYRLRLRGTGEGLVTGEGYSNYGSIGRYRLSGTFPVPAARAPVIGGPLEWVAVTGVAASYPVQAVGAPLAFYADGLPNALKINTATGVISGTPTNPGTHAVTLTVVNASGSTMRALDLVVLPGGLGSAVGAPALIWTSGGDGNFPWKMDREVFVEGRSALRSGAVQGDEQSWLETTVTGPGELRFRWKVSSELNVSEPAEPFDRLEFWRGGTREAFISGEEDWAELVYAVPAGTHTLRWVYQKDPYSSVGEDTGWLDAVSYARAGEAPVLTHPGATLISQTTTTGNGYGFQITATNSPSSYTATGLPPGLSVNTGTGTIGGVPSTAGLYVVTVGATNAHGTANAFVLITVRSRFAFWAESKSLFGDQAAASADPDGDGVGNLVEYAFDTDPSAAISSASPTVALGAGPHLEIEFVRPADRAELTYTVEVSEDLITWLRGHAYGARAENTGALPTQEISRTPLGDGRERVRVGDALPSEATRRFIRVKIAAP is encoded by the coding sequence ATGGCATTTGATCGTTACCCCAAGTTGAGAGTGCTCGCGCTGGCCGTGTGCGGCTTGGCGATAGTGGCAGGTCTGTTTTTTGGAGTCGTAACGGAACGCGGACGGAAGATGGCTCCGGCGGCGACAGCGGGAATGCATGATCGGTCAGACATGCAGGAAAAATCGGTGCCCTCGTCGTCGGCGACTTCGGCCAGCACATCGCTGAGCTCAGCGACGTTGTTTTCAGCGGGACCGGTTTTGACGGGCGGCGGGCGTCCGCGATTGCCCTCACGCTATGGAGTGCCGGCGAAGGCCGATGAATTTTCACGAGCGATGGAGATCAACACGCCGGCGGTTGTGGCGATGGCGGCGTTAAAGCCACAAGATCGCGTGCGATTACCGTATTTCGACGGTCGCGTGCTGGATGGAGTGGTGCGCGCGGTGAATCGCGCTGCAGACGGACAACTTTTAATGGTCGGCGTGCTTGAAACGGGCGGCACGTTTACGCTGGGCTCGGGACCGCGCGGTTTCGGAGGCCGTATCCTGCCGGACGGCGAGGATAAGGTGGCGGTGATTCGCGCAACGAAGACCGCGAGCACTTATCTTTTGGAGAAACCTCGGCAGTCTGTGATGTGCGTCTCGTATCCGCGGTGGCCGGTTACAGCCGGTTCGGGGGCACCGGCATCTGTTGAGGAGGATTCGGTCATCACGCTTCCGCAGCTGGAGTTCAGCAGCCGTCCGGGAGCGACGGCGGTGGTGTTTCTGGATTTTGACGGGGCGGATGTTACGGAGCTCGATTGGAATCCTCCGGATCACGACAACGATCCAGAGACTCCTCCGGTGATTCAAGCGATGTTCAGCGGTCTCAACGACGCCCAAGTGAAAGAAGTCTGGCAGCGCGTGGCGGAGGATTACCGGGCGTTTAATATCAATGTCACCACCGACCAGGATGCCTACGACGCGGCGCCGGTGGGCAGTCGCATGCGCTGCATCATCACGCCGACGTTGGTGGTGGACGCAGGCGGAGTGGCTTTTCTCGGATCGTGGGCGGATGCAGGCGCGCCTGATTACAGCGACAATGTGCCGTGCTGGGTTTTTCCACCCAACCGGTTGAATGATGCCAAGGCGGTGGCGGAGGCGGTCTCGCACGAAATCGGCCATACCCTCGGACTTTCGCACGATGGTTTGATGAACGCCGAGGGTGATGCGGTTGAAGAATATTACCACGGGCATGGCGCCGGTCCGGCCGGTTGGGCTCCTATCATGGGCGATGGTTATGAGCAGGCACTCTCACAGTGGAGCCGCGGCGAATATGCATCCGGCTCCAACGTCGCGAACAACCATGAGGACGATCTGGCGATTATTGGATCGAGTGGAAATCGCACTGGTTATTTGGACGATGCGGTTTCCGGCGCGCTGGCCGAGGCGGCGAATCTGCCTCTGATCAACGCAAGCACGGCAGAGGTGAACGGTGTGTTGGAACGCACGGGCGACAGCGACGTCTATCAAGTGCTGGTGGGCGCAGGAACGGTGACGTTTACCGCCGGGATAAATCTTGAGGACGCGACTGTTGACGGACTCGGCAACATCGACGCGCAGCTGGATCTTTACGACTCAGCCGGCGTGCTGGTGGCGACCGCCAACCCGATAGGCCAGAGCACCGCCGAACTGACGACTGCCGTAAGCGGTGGTGTGTATCGTCTGCGCCTGCGGGGCACGGGCGAAGGCTTGGTCACGGGCGAAGGCTATTCGAACTACGGGAGCATCGGGCGCTACCGGTTGAGCGGCACGTTTCCGGTCCCGGCGGCACGGGCGCCGGTGATTGGCGGTCCGTTGGAATGGGTCGCGGTGACCGGGGTGGCCGCGTCTTATCCGGTGCAGGCCGTGGGAGCACCGCTGGCGTTTTATGCGGACGGGTTGCCGAATGCGCTGAAGATCAACACGGCCACCGGAGTGATCAGTGGCACGCCGACCAATCCGGGAACGCACGCAGTGACGTTGACGGTGGTCAATGCGAGCGGGAGCACGATGCGAGCGCTGGATCTCGTAGTGTTGCCTGGCGGACTTGGTTCCGCGGTGGGCGCGCCTGCGCTCATTTGGACGAGTGGAGGCGATGGCAATTTTCCGTGGAAAATGGACCGAGAAGTGTTTGTCGAGGGGCGTTCGGCGCTGCGCAGCGGGGCGGTGCAGGGCGACGAACAGAGTTGGCTGGAGACGACGGTGACGGGGCCGGGTGAGTTGCGCTTTCGATGGAAAGTATCGTCAGAGCTTAATGTATCCGAGCCAGCGGAGCCGTTTGACCGGCTGGAGTTTTGGCGAGGTGGAACGCGTGAGGCGTTTATCAGCGGCGAGGAGGATTGGGCAGAGCTTGTGTATGCAGTGCCCGCCGGCACGCATACGCTACGATGGGTTTATCAGAAGGATCCCTATTCCTCGGTGGGCGAGGATACGGGCTGGCTGGATGCGGTCAGCTATGCGCGAGCAGGCGAGGCACCGGTGCTCACTCATCCTGGCGCAACGTTGATCTCTCAAACCACCACAACCGGCAACGGCTACGGGTTTCAAATCACCGCCACTAACTCGCCCTCGAGCTACACCGCTACGGGCCTGCCTCCGGGTTTGTCGGTGAACACCGGGACGGGCACCATTGGTGGTGTTCCCTCCACTGCGGGCCTCTACGTGGTTACGGTGGGTGCCACCAATGCCCACGGAACGGCGAACGCCTTTGTGTTGATTACGGTGCGCAGCCGTTTCGCATTCTGGGCCGAATCGAAGTCGCTGTTTGGTGATCAGGCTGCGGCATCGGCCGATCCTGACGGTGACGGCGTGGGCAACCTGGTGGAATATGCGTTCGATACGGATCCGTCTGCTGCGATTTCAAGCGCAAGCCCGACGGTAGCACTCGGTGCCGGTCCTCATCTGGAGATCGAGTTTGTCCGGCCGGCGGATCGCGCCGAGCTGACCTACACGGTCGAGGTTTCAGAGGACCTGATCACTTGGCTGCGTGGCCATGCGTATGGTGCGAGGGCGGAAAACACCGGCGCGTTGCCCACGCAGGAAATCAGCCGCACGCCGTTGGGCGACGGACGGGAGCGGGTTCGTGTGGGCGACGCGCTGCCGTCCGAGGCGACACGGAGGTTCATCCGCGTCAAAATCGCGGCACCATAA
- a CDS encoding proline--tRNA ligase, whose translation MKTWSKFYISTLRDSPADAEIASHKLLMRAGLVRKLGGGLYTYMPLGLRVMQKISKICREELEVSDAIELWMPHLHPVDNWEQGPRWAAAREIMFRADNAGANKGRSREPEFVLGPTHEEIITPLVKNEITSYRDLPKNFYQIATKFRNEIRPRFGLMRAREFVMMDAYSFDANDEGATKSYFAMKDAYKRFFKRIGVTAIAVEADTGVMGGSFSHEFMVPAEIGDDDVIYNEASGYAANREKATSALVPADLADAAPIGAIEEFATPGATTIAALEAAPYNVKGSEQFKTLVYMGDGKPFLVIIRGNDELEEAKLGSLGFTLTRAATAEEIEPVLGAKPGSLGAIKGSIKDQAALAGIFADHAIRLIGNGTTGANKDGFHVRNVNVTRDLAITKFGDFRRVRPGEPDPKNGQPLSVKRGIEVGHIFKLGTKYSEKFGAVYTDDAKQNHPMVMGCYGIGISRTLQAVIEQSHDNDGIIWPWAVAPFQIIVTLLDPSVAEPAALAKQLAEVAEKAGADVIIDDREERPGVKFKDADLIGIPLRITIGGKGLAAGIIELKWRSKKDVIKVPVAEAAEQIAAIVREMQSA comes from the coding sequence ATGAAGACTTGGTCCAAGTTCTACATTTCCACGCTCCGCGACAGCCCGGCCGACGCCGAGATCGCCTCGCACAAATTGCTCATGCGCGCCGGCCTCGTGCGCAAGCTCGGCGGCGGCCTCTATACCTACATGCCGCTCGGTCTTCGCGTCATGCAGAAGATTTCAAAGATCTGCCGTGAGGAGCTCGAGGTTTCCGATGCCATCGAGCTGTGGATGCCGCACCTCCATCCCGTGGACAACTGGGAGCAGGGTCCGCGCTGGGCCGCCGCCCGCGAGATCATGTTCCGCGCCGACAATGCCGGTGCCAACAAAGGCCGCTCGCGCGAGCCCGAGTTCGTGCTCGGACCGACCCACGAGGAGATCATTACACCGCTCGTGAAAAACGAGATCACCAGCTACCGGGATCTCCCCAAGAATTTTTATCAGATCGCGACCAAGTTCCGTAACGAAATCCGTCCGCGCTTCGGCCTAATGCGTGCCCGCGAGTTCGTGATGATGGACGCGTATTCCTTCGACGCCAACGACGAGGGCGCCACCAAGAGCTACTTCGCGATGAAGGACGCCTACAAGCGTTTCTTCAAACGCATCGGCGTGACCGCCATCGCGGTCGAGGCCGACACCGGCGTGATGGGCGGCAGCTTTTCCCATGAGTTCATGGTCCCCGCTGAAATCGGCGATGACGACGTGATCTACAACGAGGCCAGCGGTTACGCGGCCAACCGCGAGAAAGCCACCAGCGCCCTCGTGCCCGCCGACCTCGCTGACGCTGCCCCAATCGGTGCCATCGAGGAATTCGCCACGCCCGGTGCCACCACGATCGCCGCACTCGAAGCCGCGCCTTACAACGTGAAGGGCAGCGAGCAGTTCAAGACCCTCGTTTACATGGGCGACGGCAAGCCGTTCCTCGTGATCATCCGCGGCAACGACGAACTCGAAGAGGCCAAACTCGGCTCGCTCGGCTTCACGCTTACGCGCGCGGCCACGGCCGAAGAAATCGAGCCGGTTCTCGGGGCGAAGCCCGGCAGCCTCGGTGCGATCAAGGGTTCGATCAAAGATCAGGCGGCGCTCGCCGGCATTTTTGCCGACCACGCGATCCGCCTCATCGGCAACGGCACGACCGGTGCCAACAAGGACGGTTTCCACGTGCGTAACGTCAACGTGACCCGCGATCTCGCGATCACGAAGTTCGGCGATTTCCGCCGCGTGCGTCCGGGCGAACCCGACCCGAAGAATGGCCAGCCGCTCTCAGTGAAACGCGGTATCGAGGTCGGTCACATCTTCAAACTCGGCACCAAATACTCGGAGAAATTCGGCGCGGTTTACACCGACGACGCCAAGCAGAACCACCCGATGGTCATGGGCTGTTACGGCATCGGCATCAGCCGCACGTTGCAGGCTGTGATCGAGCAAAGCCACGACAACGACGGCATCATCTGGCCATGGGCGGTCGCGCCGTTCCAGATCATCGTCACGCTGCTTGACCCGTCGGTTGCGGAGCCCGCCGCGCTGGCGAAACAACTCGCCGAAGTGGCCGAGAAGGCCGGTGCGGACGTCATTATCGACGACCGTGAGGAGCGTCCGGGCGTGAAGTTCAAGGATGCCGATCTCATCGGTATTCCTTTGCGCATCACCATCGGCGGCAAAGGCCTCGCGGCCGGCATCATCGAGCTCAAGTGGCGCTCGAAGAAGGACGTCATCAAGGTTCCGGTGGCCGAGGCGGCCGAGCAGATCGCGGCGATTGTTCGCGAGATGCAGTCCGCCTGA
- the recN gene encoding DNA repair protein RecN: MLQSLRIKNLALLEEVALDFEAGFTVVTGETGAGKSILLGALSLLAGERADKTLIRQGASSCEVEASLYFEDPSRTNALLAELDLPSCEDGILILKRSLPRDKAPKITVNGGLATLAALQRLGEAWIDFHGPSEPRRLLKESCQLDLLDLYGRAGDALAAYTVKYRVWRDLLAERERIARETKLSPDQIKFLENQLARLDALDLTDEAIETLERDFQRLSKAQELTGLASTLANGLTGEDGATGRVAGLVREARQLENLDPASKALADRLAAASIELADLGAEFESLGGQFYFDPEQAEQLQANMNTWLEVKRKHGGDLQAVVEARDDMRRRLEIQGDIEGTLIRVEKQIADAERAARKEATVLRTLREKSSRELAKIAAASIAQLGFKKADFQIRIVPLEQLGPAGDCGVEFLFSPNVGEPALPLNRVASSGELARVMLALKTVLADLDDVPVLVFDEVDANVGGEIGRVVGEKMAGIAKSHQVLCITHLPQVAAQGDSHLVVEKDQSTDRAIVTISPIQANRKARVGELARMLGDRTAKSAIAHAEELLAK; encoded by the coding sequence ATGCTCCAATCGCTTCGCATCAAGAATCTCGCCCTGTTGGAAGAAGTCGCCCTCGATTTTGAAGCAGGGTTTACCGTCGTCACCGGTGAGACGGGAGCCGGCAAAAGCATTCTGCTGGGCGCGTTGTCACTGCTGGCCGGTGAACGCGCCGACAAAACACTCATCCGCCAAGGTGCCTCCTCCTGCGAGGTCGAGGCTTCATTGTATTTCGAGGATCCAAGCCGCACGAACGCGTTGCTGGCCGAACTCGATCTGCCGTCGTGCGAAGATGGTATTCTTATTCTCAAGCGCAGTCTGCCCCGCGACAAAGCCCCCAAGATCACCGTCAACGGCGGCCTGGCCACGCTGGCCGCGTTGCAGCGTCTCGGCGAGGCATGGATCGATTTTCATGGGCCCAGTGAACCGCGCCGCTTGCTCAAGGAAAGTTGCCAGCTGGATCTGCTCGATCTCTACGGGCGCGCGGGCGATGCGCTGGCCGCTTACACGGTTAAATATCGCGTGTGGCGCGATCTGCTGGCCGAGCGTGAACGCATTGCGCGCGAGACCAAGCTCTCGCCGGATCAAATTAAGTTTCTCGAAAACCAGCTCGCTCGTCTCGACGCACTCGATCTGACCGACGAGGCGATTGAAACACTGGAGCGTGATTTTCAGCGTCTGAGCAAAGCGCAGGAACTCACCGGTCTCGCCTCGACCCTCGCCAACGGTCTGACCGGCGAAGACGGCGCGACCGGTCGTGTGGCCGGTCTCGTGCGAGAGGCGCGTCAGCTGGAAAATCTTGATCCCGCCAGCAAGGCGCTCGCCGACCGTCTGGCTGCGGCGAGCATCGAGCTCGCTGATCTCGGCGCGGAATTCGAATCGCTCGGCGGACAATTTTATTTCGACCCCGAGCAGGCCGAGCAGCTTCAAGCCAACATGAACACCTGGCTCGAGGTGAAGCGTAAGCACGGCGGTGATTTGCAGGCGGTCGTCGAAGCGCGCGATGACATGCGCCGCCGTTTGGAAATCCAGGGAGACATCGAAGGCACGCTCATCCGGGTTGAGAAACAAATCGCCGATGCCGAGCGCGCCGCCCGCAAAGAAGCGACGGTGCTGCGCACCTTGCGCGAAAAATCATCGCGCGAACTCGCCAAGATTGCCGCCGCCAGCATCGCCCAACTCGGCTTTAAGAAAGCAGACTTTCAGATTCGCATCGTTCCATTGGAACAGCTCGGGCCGGCCGGTGATTGTGGCGTCGAGTTCCTGTTCTCACCGAATGTCGGCGAACCGGCTTTGCCGCTCAACCGCGTCGCTTCGAGCGGTGAACTTGCGCGCGTGATGCTCGCGTTGAAGACCGTGCTCGCCGATCTCGATGACGTGCCGGTGCTGGTGTTCGACGAAGTGGATGCGAACGTCGGCGGCGAAATCGGCCGCGTAGTCGGTGAAAAAATGGCGGGCATCGCCAAGAGTCACCAAGTGTTGTGCATCACGCATCTGCCGCAGGTGGCGGCACAGGGTGACAGCCATCTTGTGGTGGAAAAAGACCAGTCAACGGATCGTGCGATCGTCACGATCTCGCCGATTCAGGCCAATCGCAAAGCCCGCGTGGGCGAGCTGGCTCGCATGCTCGGAGATCGAACGGCCAAGAGCGCGATCGCGCACGCCGAAGAATTGCTGGCCAAATAA
- the ribF gene encoding riboflavin biosynthesis protein RibF, giving the protein MNKPLLQFDSIEQAASLPARPLHLAIGMFDGVHLGHHAVIEAAVHSARRSHGLAAVLTFWPHPSRLFRPENPVRLIMTPDLKIRQLGRLGVDAVITQNFDAGYAAIEAEEFLPQLKRALPTLTTLYVGENWKFGRGRRGDIAVLLAEGRKHGISVVSAPRINQNGEPISSTRIRTYLEEGRMEEVNALLGYSYFAEGVVTPGKQLGRKLGFPTLNVGWEPDLRPRFGVYAVQISGANGIGPLAAVANYGLRPTVENSTVPRLEIHVLGPCPFTEGDALSIEWLSFLRPEKKFDGVEALRTQIALDRDAALAWFARR; this is encoded by the coding sequence ATGAACAAGCCTTTGCTCCAGTTCGACAGCATCGAGCAGGCGGCATCGTTGCCAGCGCGGCCGCTTCATCTGGCAATCGGCATGTTCGATGGCGTTCACCTCGGACATCATGCGGTCATCGAAGCGGCGGTGCATTCCGCGCGTCGCAGCCATGGTCTGGCCGCGGTGCTCACGTTCTGGCCGCATCCGAGCCGGCTGTTTCGGCCGGAAAATCCGGTGCGCTTGATCATGACGCCGGATCTGAAAATCCGTCAGCTGGGACGGCTGGGCGTTGATGCGGTCATCACGCAAAACTTCGACGCCGGATATGCCGCGATCGAGGCGGAGGAATTTCTGCCGCAGCTCAAGCGTGCGCTGCCCACGCTCACGACCCTCTACGTCGGCGAGAACTGGAAATTCGGACGGGGACGTCGCGGTGACATCGCCGTCTTGCTGGCCGAGGGACGCAAACACGGCATCTCCGTCGTGAGCGCGCCGCGCATCAATCAAAATGGCGAGCCGATCAGCAGCACGCGCATCCGCACTTATTTGGAGGAGGGGCGCATGGAGGAAGTGAACGCGTTGCTGGGTTATTCTTATTTTGCGGAGGGCGTGGTGACGCCGGGCAAACAACTAGGGCGCAAATTGGGCTTTCCCACGCTGAACGTCGGCTGGGAGCCGGACCTGCGTCCGCGCTTTGGTGTCTACGCCGTGCAGATTTCGGGTGCGAATGGCATCGGGCCGCTCGCCGCCGTGGCCAATTACGGACTTCGCCCGACCGTGGAAAACTCCACCGTGCCACGCTTGGAAATCCATGTGCTGGGGCCGTGTCCATTTACAGAAGGCGATGCACTGAGCATCGAATGGCTCAGCTTTCTGCGTCCGGAGAAGAAGTTCGACGGCGTCGAAGCCTTGCGCACCCAGATCGCCCTTGATCGCGATGCCGCGCTGGCGTGGTTCGCCCGGCGTTAA
- the truB gene encoding tRNA pseudouridine(55) synthase TruB encodes MRAPAPEYDGVLLIDKPTDHTSHDVVARLRGILKMKRIGHAGTLDPMATGLLVMLVGKATKLSQYLMSVEKEYTGTIKLGETTNTQDAEGEVLTTQPVPALTEEDVRKALAGFLGDQYQIPPMFSAIKIKGQPLYKSARAGEEVEREPRFIRVISYEVTRWESPEIDFRVLCTKGTYVRTLAHDLGQRLGCGAHLKALRRIASGSLNVSRAVTLEQVQKMTPSEIETVLVPGYEAAPSIAIG; translated from the coding sequence ATGCGCGCACCCGCTCCTGAATACGATGGCGTGTTGCTCATCGACAAGCCGACCGATCACACCTCCCACGATGTGGTCGCCCGTTTGCGCGGCATTCTTAAAATGAAGCGCATCGGCCACGCCGGCACGCTGGATCCGATGGCCACCGGCCTGCTCGTGATGCTCGTCGGCAAAGCCACCAAGCTCTCCCAGTATCTCATGAGCGTGGAGAAGGAATACACCGGCACGATCAAGCTCGGTGAAACCACCAACACGCAGGATGCCGAGGGCGAAGTGCTCACGACGCAACCCGTGCCCGCGCTCACCGAAGAGGATGTGCGCAAGGCCCTCGCTGGTTTTCTCGGCGATCAATATCAGATCCCGCCGATGTTTTCCGCGATCAAGATCAAGGGCCAGCCGCTCTACAAAAGCGCGCGTGCCGGCGAAGAGGTCGAACGCGAGCCGCGTTTTATTCGCGTGATCAGCTACGAAGTCACGCGCTGGGAATCGCCTGAGATCGATTTCCGTGTGCTCTGCACCAAGGGCACCTACGTGCGCACCCTGGCGCATGATCTCGGACAACGTCTCGGCTGCGGCGCGCATTTGAAGGCGCTGCGCCGAATCGCGTCGGGCTCACTGAATGTCTCGCGCGCCGTCACCCTCGAACAGGTGCAAAAAATGACGCCGTCCGAAATCGAAACGGTGCTGGTGCCCGGTTACGAGGCGGCGCCGAGTATTGCCATCGGTTGA
- a CDS encoding DHH family phosphoesterase has protein sequence MELIYPEFYDRFAAFLRSLEGRRVVVISHARPDGDCIGSQVALTRVLRALNIDVICANPDPVPRRIQFAVGDTPLVNFDGLPEGDLTAIYVDCADQGRAGEKLKARFPAPFANIDHHLSNIGFAQHNFIDVGSAATAEILAGLFLDHHLPIDAQAAQSLYAGIATDTGQFRFNSTSRRTFLIVAELMARGAQPAAAAAELYERETAGKLDLLQRFLASLSYECAGRVCIGTLPNGIYAATGTSPEDVEGLVDYARSIEGVEIGVLIEEQGTAIKASLRSKDPVYRVDRIAAAFNGGGHACAAGLNLRDVTMADFRSRLVAAIDTQISAVDTLKKSTL, from the coding sequence GTGGAGTTGATCTATCCCGAGTTTTACGACCGCTTCGCCGCGTTCCTGCGTTCGCTGGAAGGCCGCCGGGTGGTGGTCATCTCGCACGCCCGTCCGGACGGTGATTGCATCGGCTCGCAAGTCGCGCTCACCCGCGTGCTGCGTGCACTCAACATCGATGTCATCTGCGCCAATCCGGATCCGGTTCCGCGCCGTATTCAGTTCGCGGTCGGCGACACGCCGCTTGTGAATTTCGACGGACTCCCCGAGGGCGATCTCACGGCCATCTATGTCGATTGCGCCGATCAGGGCCGGGCCGGCGAAAAGCTCAAAGCACGCTTTCCCGCGCCGTTCGCCAACATCGACCACCACCTTTCGAACATCGGTTTCGCCCAGCACAACTTCATTGATGTGGGCTCGGCTGCGACCGCGGAGATTCTCGCCGGTTTGTTTCTCGATCACCATCTGCCGATTGATGCGCAGGCGGCCCAGTCGCTCTACGCGGGCATCGCGACCGACACCGGCCAGTTCCGTTTTAATTCCACCTCGCGCCGCACGTTCCTCATCGTGGCGGAACTCATGGCTCGCGGTGCCCAGCCTGCCGCTGCCGCCGCCGAACTCTATGAACGCGAAACCGCCGGCAAGCTCGACTTGCTCCAGCGCTTTCTCGCGTCGCTCAGCTACGAGTGCGCCGGTCGTGTGTGCATCGGCACTCTTCCCAACGGCATCTATGCCGCCACTGGAACCAGTCCCGAGGATGTTGAGGGTTTGGTCGATTACGCGCGCTCCATCGAAGGCGTTGAAATCGGCGTGCTCATCGAAGAACAAGGCACCGCAATCAAGGCCAGCCTGCGCTCCAAAGATCCCGTTTATCGGGTGGATCGCATTGCGGCCGCATTCAACGGCGGCGGACACGCCTGCGCCGCCGGACTCAATCTGCGTGACGTCACCATGGCCGACTTTCGGTCGCGTCTGGTCGCGGCCATCGACACGCAAATCTCCGCCGTCGACACCTTGAAAAAATCCACTCTCTGA
- the rbfA gene encoding 30S ribosome-binding factor RbfA, with protein MSTRTLRVNELIHRELNAILRTIYKDEAVAITITGVQVSPDLHEGKVFVAVTGEEEDEVKSLRWLKHNSKEFRFELGRRIVLKNMPHFTYAMDTSTTRGNRILSVLDDIAAQDKARNAAQPPAPEKE; from the coding sequence ATGTCCACCCGCACTTTACGCGTCAACGAGCTCATTCATCGTGAGCTGAACGCCATTCTTCGCACGATCTACAAGGACGAGGCGGTCGCCATCACCATCACCGGTGTCCAGGTTTCCCCCGACCTTCACGAGGGCAAGGTCTTCGTCGCCGTGACCGGTGAGGAAGAGGACGAGGTCAAGTCCCTCCGCTGGCTCAAGCATAACTCCAAGGAGTTCCGCTTCGAACTCGGCCGTCGCATCGTGCTGAAGAACATGCCGCATTTCACCTACGCGATGGACACGTCCACCACGCGCGGGAATCGCATCCTGTCCGTCCTCGACGACATCGCTGCGCAAGACAAGGCGCGCAATGCCGCCCAACCGCCAGCACCCGAGAAGGAGTAA